The window TTAGGGATTGTTTGATATCTGATATTGCAATGACTGTAGTGTGATGATCAGTTTTAGACCAAAAGAAAATTTGTGATGATCATTTTTAGATCAAATAATCCCTAACATTCTTGCTTCTTCCAATTTTCTACGCATCATACAAGGTTGAAAAATCATATCACAGTAAAAATGAATTGCTCCATCAATGTCATAATTATTTAGGTTCTGAGCTTCAACAAACCGACCTAGCACTTTAAAACTGTATAATGTCTCGACAACAAGCTCTAAGAAATGTATAGTGCGCAAACCATCACATGCCTCAATCATCCCTTTCAATGCATCTTAAAGCTTCTTCCACCAGATTACTAGTGTTGCTTGTGCTGCCACCCCTTTTAATATAAGTTACTCATTCAAGAATATATGAAAATTGTTCCGAGGCATGATGAAGTGATCATTGActtctttatgtatcttttcCATGGAATTAGAGAAAATACCTAAAGGAGTATATTATTTTGAGGCATGGTGAAGTGATCATTGACTTCTTTATGTGTCTTTTCCATGGAATTGGAGAAAATATCTAAAGGAACGTACTGTTTAACTTCGATACCTGAAAATTTAACATGCTTGCCGAAATGGAAATTCAGAAAACAAAAGACAAGACCTTGTTCATGAGGTGTACAAGCTTCTTAAAGCCACTATTTACAATTACAACAATGAGTTTTTCCAGCATGTAAGACAACTGATACAGTGAATCAATCCATGAACAAATTGAAATAACTTGGTCACCATGTAGATAGAAGAAAATTACCTCATGTTGCTGACTTGATGGATTCTAAAACGTGTCATTCTCTTTTTAATGGCATTCCTTTCAGCAATGAATCTTGATTCCTAAATCCACATTTGGGACACTTGATGAAAACAAATAGGAAAGTTACATACCCTAGGAGGGAATGGTATGACTCATCAACGAATAAAAGCTATATACAAAAGCAAaaagataaattaattattaaaaaaataaaggctTAATGCATTGGGACTCTCTGAACTTGATCTAAAAAACTGATTGGCATTTGAACTTATAGAGTGTCTCGTTAacttcctaaacttgtttaaagtaacTTATTGGCCacctaaatttgtttaaagttaCTTATTAACCCTTAAACTTGCTTACACTCATCTATAAATCActtaacttgcttaaagtgatatatattgCAATTTGTTCAAATCATATCTTGGTTGACACCTAAACTTAGGGAATTAGAGAGTTAATCATGTCAATTTAATCAAATTCAGGAAGTTAACGAGATACTTTACAAGTTTAAAGGTCAATTGGCTTTTAAGCCAAGTTCAAGGGGGCGCCAAGCCAAAACTAAAGAAACAACTTacaatactatatatatatatatattacatttATCTCAACAGGTATGAATGATCCAACCTTATCCATTCCTGATACGAAAAACAAGAATGTAAtatgttaaaataataaactAATCCATTACTCAGGGTTGATCGTGGGCTATGAAATGAGGTGCGTCTGCCCAGATCCGTAATTATAAAGGGcctaaaaaaatattagtatagtgtatttataaaatatttttatagtgtatatataaatatagatatgAACATgtaacattaaaattaattggTTCAGTTGATAGGAGGAGTTATCTAGTGATTTCATTTTAACTTTGAGGTTGAGGGTTCGAATCTCCATCTTTCCATTGAATCTAAATTATCaatttatatattgaataaaaaaaataactatttattttttcctcatcattattattatcaatttcaatttttttcttaaatttaaatgtcaattcattttaaaaaaaaaaaaaagaaaaagaaaatgtcaatatatatatatattcaatatgaaaaataatatacttATTTACTTCTTGCAATTTTACATGAAACATATACTTGTTATTTTAAAACACAAATAATTCTAGTTAGTATACGCGTTACTACTGCACTACTAATTTAGCTTCCATATAGAAAATATTGCAATCTTAAACATAATGTTTAACAGTTAGTATTTtaataagagagagaaatagTAGTTTatcgaaaaatgaaaaagagagaaaagaagagtAGGAGAGAGAATTGGTCATTTTGAATTATGATTTAGCTGTCTTGCAGCATTATTTCTTTCACTTCATACATCTCTAAACCagcctttctttctttctctctcctttagcttccattttttgtttttttgcagATGAAAAAATCACAAGCAGCAGATCtctatttcttcattttcttgcAGATCTCTTTTGGCCGATCATCATCTATGTCATGTGGAATTCCACCCCACAATTTCTTTGTGTCTTTCGGTTTCTGTCTACCCGATCTctattttttactattttttttatttaaatttttttcaataaatcTTATAAAAACCGGGTTGCATCGGTTTCCGGTCCGATCTCCGGTTTCCGGTTCAACTCCGGACATGTCCGGTTTGTTGAAGATTCAACAAATCGGACTAATCCAGACCAGACTCCTGGTTGGTTTTCAGTTCGATCGGTCCGACCAGCCGGTCTGGTTTTTATAATAGTGGAAATTACACATAAAATATCTCATTTTCATCAATTAAGAAAGTTAGGCTAAAAACTGCATTATTTTGTTTATCGATGCTAATTGCCCTCTCCTAATAACCATATgactaaattaaaagattattctatgtaataaaaaaatcattcagcCTCCAAtgtaaaaatgtatatatggaGGGGCCCAATTTATCATCTCGCCCTAGACCTCTAAAAGGTCAGGAACGGTCCTGCCATTACTACGTTATGGATATTTAATCCTTGTTTCACAAATCAAAGTACACATAATGTGATCCCTGACAAAGACTGTTGTAAAGTTTCTATTGTCATTCTATGATCATATAttccgggtaaattacatacatggtgtataatttttacatattttcacaTTTTGATGTACAACAAAAAAATTTTCAcgctaaagtgtacaaccttctggtgacctcccactaaagtgtatatctggtaaaaatgaccggtcaacccagTCAACATGCTAAATTATCAATTTTTAAcccatattttaataaaaatgagACTCACTCATCATCTTCAACCTTAtatctttatctttattttctctctACTCCATTTTTATCCTATAtcatttttctctctaactctcatctctCATTTTTACTTTCTCCCTCTAGctctcctttctctctctaattctccatttttctctcttttaccgTCAAAATTAACCAATTATGACTaccaaaattaagaaaaaaagaacaatttaaatctaattgggaaaataattagaaaaattaataaaagtttagagtaacaAAAAAGGTAAAGATGTAGGCATCAAAAAGTGAGGTGAAGGGTataaatttaagaaaaagaaTTGGCAACTCTAGAATGATAGAAGAAAATGAATATTAAGTATATGAAATATAATAAATGGATTTCAAGAACACCTTGATTCCATTTTTCTGACTAGGCACGTGGCAAAAATCTGATATTGAGGAAATGTCATCCTTATGTacataaaaaaaactctttttCTCACCTAAAGATTCTAAAATAGAATTTGAAATCATTAGAATGATCAGATCCTTAGTGGGCTTCATAGAATATCAACCATAAAAAAATTTGCTGCGTTTTCAAGTATGAATAATCTGCCAAATTCGTTCAGCCCTCGGTTAAAATCTGTAACCTGAAGATCTAGATTGTGGAGGGATAGGTGGTAACCGAACAAGTGTATGACAGCCATTTGAGTTAGAACGAGAGTTTATGTCACCATTTTATTCAGAATCATTCGATCACCGACTGTGACCATTTGATTTAGGTCTCCAATGAGACTACAACTTTTTATTGCAGAATTGAATGGAGAGTTAGAGGGAGAAAGTAAAAATGAGAGAGAAATGAGAGATAGagggagagagaaagaattagagagagaaagtaaaaatGAGAGAGACGAGAGTTAgaaagagaaatgatatttgataaaaaaaatagagaagagagaaaataaagataaagataTAAATTGATGATTggtctcgttttcattaaaataATGATGAGTggtctcgttttcattaaaataaagataaagatataaaataatgatgagtggtctcgttttcattaaaataTGGTTTAAAAATTGATGATTTGACATGTTGACTAGGTTGACCggttatttttatttggtgtactttagtgggaggttactaaaaggttgtacactttagtatgaatttttttttgattgtacaccaaaatgattcggggtctgctaacatgaaccattatACAAAACTGAGTGCATAATATTGCCTAAAacagaaaattaaaataatatttcctTTTCTAGTGATAGAtatatcaaaattaaaaacaggAAGAACAATAGAAATGGAATTCAAGTTATCAGTCTGTCTTTGAAAACTAAATCAGCCAACATGTCAAAGATGTTATTATCATTACCTTGAAACAGAGAATTATCAGACATGAGAAGCACGTAATCTTGCTGTTTATCAATCTTGGCTGCATCAACTGGCCAAGCAAGACGCTGTGATATTACTTTCTTCTCAATAGCTTCGAGAAATTCCCTGGAAACTGGAACATGTATCTGCCTCAAGTTCCAATTAACTCAAATCAGAATCcctcaaattttaataaaagaaatatttgcAGAGACAAGACCGAGATTATCTACAGATGTAACTAAatacaaaattgaaaaaatcagAAAGgtaaagatgaagaagaaaggtCATACACCGGGATCAACGTGTTCAGTCAGGGGCTGATAATACACTGCACATAAATCAACTGCGCTTGTTCCTTCGTAGGAGCTGATACTAAC of the Euphorbia lathyris chromosome 7, ddEupLath1.1, whole genome shotgun sequence genome contains:
- the LOC136201317 gene encoding inositol-pentakisphosphate 2-kinase-like, producing the protein MEGLQRVSISSYEGTSAVDLCAVYYQPLTEHVDPGIHVPVSREFLEAIEKKVISQRLAWPVDAAKIDKQQDYVLLMSDNSLFQGMDKVGSFIPVEINVIYIYI